The following DNA comes from Lentibacillus sp. Marseille-P4043.
ACTGCCAGTACGAATCATCTAATCCACCTCCTTTGATAAGTTGTTTTTAGTTTATTGGAAAAATTACTGGAAGTCAACTATGAAAATTAGTGGATATGGCGTCTATTCATCAATTTCAATACAGTGAATAATTATATTTTCCTATTATGAAGGAAAAACGCCGTCATAATTAGAATATATCTATATAGTGAATTAATTTTTATTTTCGGAGGAGAAACTATGTCATTCCAATTCATACTAAGCGAAGCCACAATCAATGACATGCAACAGGCTCTAAAATCTGGCGAGCTAACATCGAAGCAACTAACAATAATGTACCTAGAGCAAATCGCCAAATACAATAATACCGGCCCAAAAATAAATGCTGTTCTTGAACTAAACCCTGACGCATTGCATATCGCGGAAGCACTTGATTCGGAAAGAGAAAAAGGCAGTATTCGTGGGCCACTTCATGGAATCCCGATTTTGTTAAAAGACAATATCAATACAGCCGATAAAACGCATACTACTGCGGGATCCCTTGCGCTTTCAAACCATTATGCCAGTAAGGATTCCTTTATCACTACAAGGATCCGAGAAGCTGGTGCTGTACTATTAGGGAAAACCAATTTAACCGAATGGGCAAATTTCATGGCGGAAAACATGCCTAACGGATACAGCTCCATGGGTGGGCAAGTGTTAAATCCTTATGGTCCAGGAAAATTTGATGTGGGTGGATCCAGCTCCGGGTCTGGTGCTGCAATCGCTGCAAACTTTGCTGCTGGTGCAATCGGTACGGAGACAAGCGGATCAATTCTAAGTCCAGCAAGTAGTAATTCATTGGTTGGAATTAAACCAACAGTCGGGTTAGTTAGCCGCACTGGTATCATTCCGATTGCAAACAGCCAAGACACGGCTGGGCCAATGACACGAACAGTAGAAGATGCAGCCATTCTGTTAAGTGCACTAACAGGAGTTGATGCAAACGATCCAGCAACAGCAATAAATAGGGAGATCATTACGGATTACACACCGTTTCTAAATGAGGGTGGATTAAAAGCCAAACGAATTGGTGTATCACAGCAGCATCTGAAGTACTTTACCGACGATGAGATAGACATTCTCAACAAAGCTTTAGAAGATATGGAAAAATTAGGCGCAATCATCGATGATTCAATTGAGCTTCCTATTGATCTGCCAAAGTCAAGTGTCATGTTCCATGAATTTAAAAATGGCTTAAATGCGTATTTAGCGGATCTGCCGTCAAGTGTTCCCGTTCATTCTTTGACAGACGTAATTCATTATAACCACACACATCCTAAGGAAGCACTGAAATACGGGCAGACCGTATTGCTAGAATCCGAGGCAAAAAGCGGATTGCTGATAGAGGGAGAGTATATTACAGATAGGTTAACAGATCTTAGACTATCCCAGGATGAAGGAATCGATAACGTCATAACGGAGCATAATTTGGATGCATTGCTCTTCATCAATTACGGAGGGTGTGATATTGCAGCAAGAGCAGGCTACCCTTCCATTACCGTTCCTGCTGGTTATACAACAGGTGGACGGCCAGTCGGAATAACGTTCACGGGGCTCGGGTTTAGTGAACCACAATTGATAGAATTAGCCTATGCGTATGAACAAGCAACGAAACATAGGAAAGCACCTAGGTTAAAGTGATAAACTTAAGGCCCTGTTTGTTGCTTTTTAATTTCGCAGTTGATATAAAATACGACACAGTGAAAATTCCTGTTGTAATGTTTTCTTTCACTTTAATGTGGGCTGAGTGGTTGAACCCAGCCGAGGCAACATCAACCCGAAATATCGGCGCGAGGGGAAAATATCGGCTCGAGAGCGAGAACATCGGCCCGAAACACGAAAACATCAACCCGAATCGTGAAACATCGACCCGAGAACGAGAACATCGGCCCGAAACGTGAAAACATCGACCCGAGAACGAGAACATCGGCCCGATCAAGAGTCCGGCGGAGAGCAATTCTATAGTTACGTCCCAGTTTATAGCTTATGTGTCATAAATAACAAATGTTTTCGGTGGGGCGAGTAATCGCAGTCCCAATCTTTTAGAAAACAGCCAAACTTAAAAGGTGTGGCCTCATTTGATCTATTAAAATGGACCACACCTCTTACGTTTTGTAACTTACACTTAATTGCACTAGCGTTGCATTAATTATATCTAATAATAAAAAATATTGGTAATGTTCAATTTTTGACTGTATAGACAACAAAAAATCCTTTATAATGAATAGGTCAGGTGGTTTTCCTGTCCAAATCCAATATAAAGGACCAACAACATGGACAAGAATACACCAAAATCAGCATTTGGTAAATGGATTGCACCTATAAATACTAAAAAACTTTTTAATCAAGTTAAAAACTTAAATCAAGATAGCTATACCAAAAAACTTACGACTGAAGCCTACATTAAACTGATGCTCTATGCACAAGTACACGAAACGGAAGGGCTCCAAGCATTAAGTGACGCTTTATTGGATGCAGATTTTCAGAAAGCTGTTGGTTTTGAATCGATTAGTGCATCACAGCTTTCCCGAAAGAATAAAGAAATTGATCCATCCATACTAGCGACCCTGTTTTCCGATCTTGTGCAGCAGATACGTGGATATCACAATAAGGCCTACAAGAATTTGCCATTAAAAATTATCGATTCTAGCACCTTGCCTCTTAACCTAACCAATTATAAGTGGGCAAAGTTCCGTAAAACAAAGGCTGGTGTGAAACTACATTTACGACTCGTTTTCATGGATAAAGATACAGTCTATCCTGAGAAAGCTGAGATCACAGTGGCGAAAGAACATGATCGTAATCAGCTTGAAGTTCTCGTTGATGACAAGGAAGCCATGTACGTCTTTGATCGCGGCTATGTGGATTACGAACGATTTGACAGGATGACAGACGAAGGATACTTCTTTGCATCCAGAATAAAGAAAAATGCCGTCATTCGTGAAGTATGTTCCTTTTCCGTTCCAGCTGAATCATCGGTTCTATCTGACAGAATGGTTTACATAGGATCCACACAAAATCGGTGCGAAAACGTATTTCGTCTTCTTGAAGTGATGGATACGAAGGGAAACATCCTTCGATTAATCACGAATCGATTTGACTTGGAACCACAAGAAATTAGTGATATTTATCGATCACGCTGGGCAATCGAATTATTTTTCAAATGGTTAAAGCAGCACGTGGAAATCAAACATTTTTACGGAATGAGTGAAACAGCGTTACAAAATCAAATCTATATTGCGCTCATCACCTATTGTTTGCATGTGCTCATCCAACTAGAAAGGAAAAGCAAAAAATCACTGCTTCGAATTACTCGTTGGTTAAAGGCCGCGTTATGGAAACCAGCTTACATTTGGCTACATAGGTTTGAAAATAAGACAGTACCGTAATAAATGATATTGTCGTAGGTTGTATTAATTTGTATTAATTTGTATTAATTGTATAATTTTACCAGATGGACAGAGCCACCTTTAATTGGACTTTGACTTTTTGGCAAAAATTACAGAAATAATGTTTACAGAACATTCCGACTAGTTTTATGCAACGCTAGTGACTTAATTGTATAAATAGAAAAATAACAGTAGCGGAACGGAAAAGAATTACCTGTTTTAACGAAAGCGAATTCGTTATTCCAAGTGGAACGGCTAACCTCTCCCCATGTCCCAGTTATCCGTTCCAAATAATTGCGCCGTGTTGTTCGTCGTGATTAATTTGCACGTCAAAATTATGCTTACTGTAGAAATACTCAAGGCGATGAACATGGTCGAAGTCCCGTTCCACAATGTCCCCTGTTATATATTGGACATTTTCATCACGCGCCATCTCTTTAAGA
Coding sequences within:
- a CDS encoding amidase family protein — translated: MSFQFILSEATINDMQQALKSGELTSKQLTIMYLEQIAKYNNTGPKINAVLELNPDALHIAEALDSEREKGSIRGPLHGIPILLKDNINTADKTHTTAGSLALSNHYASKDSFITTRIREAGAVLLGKTNLTEWANFMAENMPNGYSSMGGQVLNPYGPGKFDVGGSSSGSGAAIAANFAAGAIGTETSGSILSPASSNSLVGIKPTVGLVSRTGIIPIANSQDTAGPMTRTVEDAAILLSALTGVDANDPATAINREIITDYTPFLNEGGLKAKRIGVSQQHLKYFTDDEIDILNKALEDMEKLGAIIDDSIELPIDLPKSSVMFHEFKNGLNAYLADLPSSVPVHSLTDVIHYNHTHPKEALKYGQTVLLESEAKSGLLIEGEYITDRLTDLRLSQDEGIDNVITEHNLDALLFINYGGCDIAARAGYPSITVPAGYTTGGRPVGITFTGLGFSEPQLIELAYAYEQATKHRKAPRLK
- a CDS encoding IS4 family transposase; the encoded protein is MDKNTPKSAFGKWIAPINTKKLFNQVKNLNQDSYTKKLTTEAYIKLMLYAQVHETEGLQALSDALLDADFQKAVGFESISASQLSRKNKEIDPSILATLFSDLVQQIRGYHNKAYKNLPLKIIDSSTLPLNLTNYKWAKFRKTKAGVKLHLRLVFMDKDTVYPEKAEITVAKEHDRNQLEVLVDDKEAMYVFDRGYVDYERFDRMTDEGYFFASRIKKNAVIREVCSFSVPAESSVLSDRMVYIGSTQNRCENVFRLLEVMDTKGNILRLITNRFDLEPQEISDIYRSRWAIELFFKWLKQHVEIKHFYGMSETALQNQIYIALITYCLHVLIQLERKSKKSLLRITRWLKAALWKPAYIWLHRFENKTVP